A window of Candidatus Jettenia caeni contains these coding sequences:
- a CDS encoding GTP-binding protein LepA, translating into MSTERIRNFCIIAHIDHGKSTLADRLLEKTHTITSREFRHQMLDDMDLERERGITIKASAVALKLVRNGQEYNLNLIDTPGHVDFSYEVSRSLGACEGALLLVDASQGVEAQTVANAYLAMEHNLAIIPVISKIDLPQSRPYDVLTEMEKTLGISPEEAFMVSAKTGAGIDEIFDAIIKHIPPPKDSSDAPLKALIFDSVYDEYRGVIIYLRIFDGSIKVGDEIYMMKTNRSFKVEEVGVFKPKMVAKDGLSAGEVGYCIANIKSIRDVKVGDTVTHARERAAEALPGYRPPIPMVYCGIYPANNADFHLLREALERLSLNDSSFTFEPETSQALGFGFRCGFLGLLHMEIVQERLERESNINIVQTAPNVTYEILKINKEIVKVDNPEKVPPVNEIEEFREPIVRASFVLPTEYLGAIMQLAEARRGKYKGTEYLSEKRAILTYELPLSEIIFDFFDKMKSATRGYGTLDYDFIGYEHADLVKLDILVSGKRVDALSTIVHRKDADMKGRKLVKKLKNEISRHLFEVVLQAAIGSRIIARESIRPIAKNVTAKCYGGDITRKRKLLEKQKEGKKRMKSVGNVEIPQKAFLSVLSVDE; encoded by the coding sequence ATGTCTACTGAAAGAATTAGAAATTTCTGTATAATTGCACATATTGACCATGGAAAATCTACCCTGGCAGATCGTCTTCTGGAAAAGACACATACTATTACCTCCAGAGAGTTTCGTCACCAGATGCTTGATGATATGGATTTGGAACGCGAACGCGGCATCACCATTAAGGCAAGTGCGGTTGCACTAAAACTTGTAAGGAACGGTCAGGAGTATAATTTAAACCTCATAGATACGCCAGGCCATGTAGATTTTAGTTATGAAGTCTCCAGAAGCCTGGGCGCCTGCGAAGGCGCTCTTCTTCTCGTGGATGCCTCACAGGGCGTAGAGGCCCAGACTGTTGCGAACGCCTATCTTGCGATGGAACACAATTTGGCAATTATCCCGGTTATCAGTAAGATCGATCTGCCACAATCCCGGCCCTACGATGTGCTTACCGAAATGGAAAAAACGTTAGGCATTTCTCCGGAAGAAGCATTCATGGTTAGCGCAAAGACAGGAGCTGGTATTGACGAAATCTTTGACGCCATTATCAAACATATCCCGCCGCCAAAAGATAGCTCAGATGCGCCATTAAAGGCGCTGATCTTTGATTCGGTATACGATGAATATCGTGGTGTTATTATTTACCTCCGCATCTTTGATGGTTCTATCAAGGTGGGTGATGAGATATATATGATGAAAACAAACCGTTCTTTTAAGGTGGAAGAGGTAGGTGTATTCAAACCCAAAATGGTAGCCAAAGACGGCCTTTCCGCCGGGGAAGTAGGCTATTGCATTGCTAATATTAAATCCATCCGGGACGTCAAGGTAGGAGATACGGTTACTCATGCGAGAGAAAGAGCGGCAGAAGCATTGCCAGGATACCGGCCGCCGATACCCATGGTATATTGTGGTATTTACCCGGCAAATAATGCCGATTTTCATCTGCTTCGCGAAGCATTAGAGCGACTGAGCCTGAACGATTCGTCATTTACCTTTGAGCCGGAAACATCACAAGCCCTCGGATTCGGGTTCAGATGCGGATTCCTTGGGCTTTTGCATATGGAAATTGTCCAGGAACGCCTGGAACGCGAGAGCAACATTAATATAGTACAAACTGCACCAAACGTAACCTATGAGATATTAAAAATAAATAAAGAGATAGTTAAGGTTGATAATCCCGAAAAAGTACCTCCAGTAAATGAAATTGAGGAATTTCGGGAGCCGATAGTACGCGCCAGCTTTGTCTTGCCAACTGAATACTTAGGAGCCATTATGCAACTGGCCGAGGCGCGCAGAGGAAAATACAAAGGCACTGAATATCTGAGTGAAAAACGCGCAATTCTTACCTATGAACTCCCCTTATCTGAAATCATTTTTGATTTCTTTGACAAGATGAAATCTGCCACCAGAGGTTATGGAACATTGGACTACGATTTTATCGGATACGAGCACGCAGATCTTGTAAAATTGGACATCCTTGTATCTGGAAAACGGGTAGACGCCCTTTCGACAATCGTGCATAGAAAGGATGCAGACATGAAAGGCCGAAAATTAGTAAAAAAACTCAAGAATGAGATTTCACGGCACCTCTTCGAGGTCGTACTGCAGGCAGCAATAGGAAGCAGGATTATTGCAAGAGAATCAATCCGCCCGATTGCAAAGAATGTTACCGCTAAGTGTTATGGTGGTGATATTACCAGGAAACGAAAGCTTTTGGAAAAACAGAAAGAAGGTAAAAAGAGGATGAAATCCGTAGGTAACGTAGAAATTCCACAAAAAGCATTTTTATCGGTATTGTCTGTTGATGAATAA
- a CDS encoding putative signal peptidase, producing the protein MANIKEKQTTSTADDKGKKRKGKLRENIESIAIAIALAFAIRYFVIEAFKIPTGSMAPTLLGEHKDVKCPNCGWFFYADRNTEIALCPNCQAETNISMYCSACNDRIRYNWPAWLWRKGTCPKCQITIPWSDLSNRVLHGGNRILVNKFWYKFKNPERWDVMVFIYPLYDLTCKGCYTQLPDTEWSEGLRCPRCGSTRFSKKKKNYIKRLVGLPGEKLQIINGDIYINDRIQRKPQKVQDTLWLPVYNSHYPAKDEVNPLWIADSKAWKIDKESLTLNTISDGNSPVSMVTFGRKISDQNGYNRGSNSEMGDIKISFDVTPSKGSHYLELALERNQDVFTAIIPTSDVDKKGRLTKSGNVVLEKDIHLQTGQKHTIEFSHVDRIVSLRIDDKEVFSFDNDDGTVPAPRPFDVSRIHFGGGHVHATFENIKIFHDIYYTNLSPDAWGTEQPIQLGEKDYFMLGDNSRNSNDSRVWKFVPEENIVGKAFFVFWPLDTIEFIK; encoded by the coding sequence GTGGCTAATATAAAAGAAAAACAAACAACATCTACGGCAGATGATAAGGGGAAAAAACGGAAAGGCAAATTACGGGAAAATATTGAATCCATAGCGATTGCCATTGCGCTCGCCTTTGCCATCCGCTATTTTGTAATAGAAGCATTTAAAATCCCAACAGGCTCTATGGCGCCCACCTTACTGGGCGAACACAAAGATGTAAAATGTCCAAATTGCGGCTGGTTCTTTTATGCAGACCGTAATACGGAAATCGCTCTATGTCCTAATTGCCAGGCTGAGACGAATATCTCTATGTATTGTAGTGCTTGTAACGATAGAATCCGGTACAATTGGCCTGCATGGCTATGGAGGAAGGGAACATGTCCAAAATGCCAAATTACCATTCCCTGGTCAGATTTATCGAATCGTGTACTTCATGGCGGGAACAGGATTCTTGTTAATAAATTCTGGTATAAATTTAAAAATCCAGAACGTTGGGATGTTATGGTATTTATCTATCCTTTGTATGACCTTACGTGCAAAGGGTGTTATACACAACTGCCCGATACGGAATGGAGTGAGGGACTGCGCTGTCCCCGATGCGGTTCAACACGGTTTTCAAAAAAGAAGAAAAATTATATTAAAAGACTTGTTGGTTTACCAGGGGAGAAACTGCAGATTATTAACGGCGATATCTATATCAACGATAGGATACAAAGAAAACCCCAAAAAGTACAGGACACCCTGTGGTTGCCTGTCTACAATAGCCATTATCCGGCAAAAGACGAAGTTAACCCACTATGGATAGCCGATAGCAAAGCGTGGAAGATCGATAAAGAATCGCTCACTCTGAATACTATTTCAGATGGAAATTCACCGGTATCTATGGTAACGTTTGGGCGGAAAATTTCTGACCAAAATGGTTACAACAGGGGCAGTAATAGTGAGATGGGGGATATAAAGATCAGCTTTGATGTAACACCATCAAAAGGATCTCATTATCTGGAGCTTGCCCTGGAAAGAAACCAGGATGTATTTACCGCTATTATCCCAACCAGCGATGTGGATAAAAAAGGTCGCCTTACAAAATCAGGAAACGTTGTCCTGGAAAAGGATATCCATTTACAAACAGGACAAAAACATACGATAGAGTTTTCCCATGTCGACCGTATTGTTTCTCTCCGGATAGATGATAAAGAAGTTTTCTCTTTTGATAATGACGATGGAACGGTACCGGCGCCGCGTCCATTTGATGTAAGCCGAATTCATTTTGGCGGTGGTCACGTACACGCAACTTTTGAAAATATCAAAATCTTTCACGATATTTATTATACCAATCTTTCTCCTGATGCATGGGGAACAGAACAACCAATCCAGTTGGGAGAAAAGGATTATTTTATGCTTGGTGATAATAGCAGGAACAGTAACGACAGCCGTGTGTGGAAGTTTGTTCCGGAGGAAAATATCGTTGGAAAAGCATTCTTTGTATTCTGGCCGCTGGATACTATCGAGTTTATAAAATAG
- a CDS encoding ABC transporter ATP-binding component: MNLLRAEGLTKSYGKRVVVNQVSFEINDGEIVGLLGQNGAGKSTSFNMIIGTIQPDSGRVIFRNEDITDSPIYLRARKGMGYLCQETSVFQRLTVEENILAILETHRYNSDEKYRRLIELLTEFNLKPLSKNKACTLSGGERRRLEIARALASSPVMILLDEPFTGVDPIAVNEVQDILLRLKSKGIGLLITDHNVREALSITTRSYIINAGTVVASGTTQEILSNPIARQSYLGNNFPTSEQRLTDFNTKGKKPKDANQKPIARKDAIY, encoded by the coding sequence ATGAATTTATTAAGGGCAGAAGGTTTAACAAAATCATACGGCAAACGTGTTGTCGTCAATCAGGTTAGTTTTGAAATCAATGATGGGGAAATTGTAGGATTACTTGGTCAAAACGGAGCGGGAAAGAGCACCTCATTCAATATGATTATCGGTACTATTCAGCCAGATAGCGGACGGGTTATCTTCCGGAATGAGGATATCACTGATTCTCCCATATATCTCCGCGCCCGGAAAGGGATGGGCTATCTATGCCAGGAAACATCTGTCTTCCAACGTTTAACGGTAGAGGAAAATATCCTTGCTATCCTTGAAACACATCGATACAATTCTGACGAAAAATACAGGCGACTGATAGAATTACTTACCGAATTTAATCTGAAGCCATTATCAAAAAATAAAGCATGTACCCTTTCGGGCGGAGAAAGAAGGCGGTTGGAAATTGCACGGGCGCTTGCCAGTTCTCCGGTTATGATTCTTTTAGATGAACCATTCACCGGCGTTGATCCTATTGCAGTAAATGAGGTACAGGATATCCTTTTACGATTAAAGAGCAAAGGCATTGGCTTACTGATAACCGACCATAACGTCCGTGAAGCCCTTAGTATCACAACGCGCTCTTATATTATCAACGCGGGTACTGTCGTTGCCAGCGGCACTACACAGGAAATCTTAAGCAATCCCATTGCGCGCCAATCTTATTTAGGGAATAATTTCCCCACCAGCGAGCAGAGACTAACAGATTTTAACACCAAAGGCAAAAAACCGAAAGATGCCAATCAAAAACCTATCGCCCGTAAAGATGCAATCTATTAA
- a CDS encoding deoxyguanosinetriphosphate triphosphohydrolase has product MLTREEIESREERDLAPYAMKSKDSRGRKYPEKEHYYRGIYQRDRDRIIHSTAFRRLEYKTQVFVNHEGDYYRTRLTHTIEVSQIARTIARALNLNEDLAEAIALAHDLGHTPFGHSGEDALKKLMEGHGGFEHNLHGLRVVDILEQKYPDFPGLNLSWELKESIVKHKSPYDNTSVSAEYNTNEQPLLEAQIVDKADSIAYDNHDLDDSLKAGIITHDELLSVELWRETQKKVKQEYTIHDHDVLIAQTIKALINIEVIDLLENTVSRIKHEGIQCIQDVRKYPGTIVSFSPLLSEQKKKLQQFLFRNVYQHYRVARMADKAKRFLEELFTAFIKNPKQLPLEYQKWIEKAGLYQGVCDYIAGMTDRFAQDEYKKLFYPYERV; this is encoded by the coding sequence ATGTTGACACGGGAAGAAATTGAATCCAGAGAAGAACGTGATCTTGCCCCTTATGCCATGAAAAGTAAGGATTCCAGGGGCAGAAAATATCCGGAGAAGGAGCACTATTATCGCGGTATCTATCAACGGGACCGGGATCGTATTATCCATTCTACAGCATTCAGGCGCCTTGAGTATAAAACTCAGGTTTTTGTAAATCACGAAGGAGATTATTACCGGACCCGGTTAACCCATACCATTGAGGTTTCACAAATTGCACGAACCATTGCCCGGGCTTTGAATCTCAATGAGGATCTTGCAGAGGCTATCGCACTTGCGCATGATCTTGGCCATACCCCTTTTGGGCATTCAGGTGAAGACGCCTTGAAAAAGTTGATGGAAGGACATGGAGGGTTTGAACACAACCTTCACGGACTTCGCGTTGTTGATATCCTTGAACAAAAATATCCGGACTTTCCGGGATTAAATTTATCATGGGAGTTAAAGGAATCCATCGTAAAGCATAAATCTCCTTACGATAATACCTCGGTTTCAGCAGAATATAATACCAATGAGCAACCGTTACTTGAAGCGCAAATTGTGGATAAAGCAGATTCCATTGCTTATGATAACCACGATCTCGATGACAGTTTGAAGGCAGGCATTATTACTCATGATGAGCTGCTATCGGTCGAATTATGGCGGGAAACACAAAAAAAAGTCAAACAAGAATATACCATCCACGATCATGATGTATTAATCGCGCAAACCATTAAAGCCCTGATTAATATTGAGGTTATTGATCTTCTGGAAAACACGGTATCCAGAATTAAGCATGAGGGTATACAGTGCATCCAGGATGTAAGAAAGTACCCGGGCACCATTGTATCCTTCTCCCCATTGCTATCCGAGCAAAAGAAGAAACTTCAACAGTTTCTCTTCAGAAATGTGTACCAACACTACCGGGTAGCCCGAATGGCAGATAAAGCAAAGCGTTTTTTGGAAGAACTATTCACCGCTTTTATCAAAAACCCGAAACAGCTTCCTCTTGAATATCAAAAATGGATAGAAAAAGCCGGGCTTTATCAAGGTGTTTGCGATTATATCGCAGGAATGACAGATCGTTTTGCGCAGGATGAATACAAGAAGCTGTTCTATCCATACGAGAGGGTTTGA
- a CDS encoding 2-C-methyl-D-erythritol 4-phosphate cytidylyltransferase, translating into MKVSAILVGAGLGLRMGGSVKKPFLQLCGKPIFLHTIERFSQVNTVSEIIFVIGETEIKLLCEQWKTVLDTYKVKKIIPGGKRRQDSVYHGLCQVAADAGIILIHDIVRPLVRKEHIEAVIEKVRESRAAILAAPMKATVKETGNDLFIQRTVPRSSLWMAQTPQGFEKHLILKVFHEFKNSEREFTDDAEMVEKAGYPVCIVPGSDENIKITTPEDLRLAEALLLP; encoded by the coding sequence ATGAAAGTGTCAGCAATTTTAGTGGGAGCAGGTCTTGGGTTACGGATGGGTGGATCTGTCAAAAAGCCATTTTTACAGCTCTGTGGTAAGCCAATATTCCTCCATACTATTGAACGTTTTTCACAAGTCAATACCGTTAGTGAAATTATTTTTGTTATCGGTGAGACTGAAATAAAATTGCTCTGTGAGCAATGGAAAACGGTTCTGGATACTTATAAGGTTAAAAAAATTATTCCTGGCGGCAAAAGACGTCAGGATAGTGTCTATCATGGGCTTTGCCAGGTAGCAGCAGATGCCGGGATTATACTTATTCATGATATTGTAAGACCTCTGGTGAGAAAAGAGCATATTGAAGCCGTTATAGAAAAAGTAAGAGAATCACGGGCGGCTATCCTTGCAGCGCCCATGAAAGCGACCGTTAAAGAAACAGGAAATGATTTATTCATCCAACGGACTGTACCGAGAAGCAGCTTATGGATGGCTCAAACCCCCCAGGGGTTTGAGAAGCATCTCATTCTCAAGGTATTTCACGAGTTTAAAAATTCAGAGAGAGAGTTTACGGATGACGCTGAAATGGTGGAAAAAGCAGGCTATCCTGTCTGTATCGTCCCCGGTTCAGATGAAAATATTAAAATTACAACGCCTGAGGATCTCCGCCTCGCAGAAGCATTACTTTTACCATAA
- a CDS encoding glutamate 5-kinase has product MKLKDEMRSQVLSKVKKIVIKIGTGVLTTDNGYLDKEQIKGLAGQVVELKKMGYRVVVVSSGAIGSGMGELGIGKRPGTLPELQAVAAIGQSKLISMYDACFKLHGYHAAQILLTREDFEDRQRYLNTCNTIHTLFQLNAIPVVNENDTISVEEIKFGDNDALSAMVTNLLNAELLIILSSVDGLYDRCPTAKNKATVIPVVEDVSDEIKQLAFNSKTQRGVGGMQTKLEAVSVVVKAGEAVIIANGRTDKVLKRIVQGEDMGTLFLPKKEKLANRKRWIGFTIKPKGKIYVDDGAMSALTEKGKSLLATGIVSVEGAFDKGDTISICKKGDGAIFAKGLTNYSSKEIEKIKGCSTSSITKILGYKLYDEIIHRDNMVIL; this is encoded by the coding sequence ATGAAATTAAAGGATGAGATGCGAAGCCAGGTTCTGTCGAAGGTAAAGAAGATCGTTATCAAGATAGGGACAGGAGTTTTGACTACTGATAATGGATATTTGGATAAGGAGCAGATCAAGGGCCTGGCAGGGCAGGTTGTAGAATTAAAGAAGATGGGATACCGTGTGGTGGTGGTAAGCTCCGGGGCGATTGGCTCTGGAATGGGGGAGCTCGGTATCGGGAAGAGGCCAGGTACACTGCCAGAGCTACAGGCGGTAGCTGCAATTGGTCAGAGTAAATTGATTAGTATGTACGATGCGTGTTTTAAACTCCACGGTTACCATGCAGCTCAAATACTCCTTACCCGTGAAGATTTTGAAGACAGGCAAAGGTATTTGAACACCTGCAATACGATTCATACACTATTTCAACTCAATGCCATCCCTGTAGTAAATGAGAACGATACCATTTCTGTGGAAGAAATCAAGTTTGGCGATAATGACGCGCTCTCTGCAATGGTCACAAATCTCCTGAATGCAGAATTACTTATCATCCTCTCCTCTGTTGATGGGCTCTATGACAGATGTCCAACAGCGAAAAATAAAGCAACGGTTATTCCCGTTGTAGAAGATGTTTCTGATGAGATTAAACAATTGGCATTTAACTCAAAAACACAAAGAGGCGTGGGGGGAATGCAGACGAAGTTAGAAGCTGTATCTGTTGTAGTAAAAGCGGGAGAAGCGGTGATTATCGCAAATGGGAGAACGGATAAGGTATTAAAAAGGATTGTGCAGGGTGAGGATATGGGCACCTTGTTTCTCCCGAAAAAGGAAAAGCTTGCAAACCGTAAGAGATGGATCGGTTTTACTATAAAGCCAAAAGGTAAAATCTATGTTGATGATGGAGCGATGAGTGCCTTAACCGAAAAAGGGAAGAGCTTGCTTGCTACGGGCATCGTATCGGTAGAGGGTGCTTTTGATAAAGGAGATACTATTTCTATTTGTAAAAAAGGGGATGGAGCGATATTTGCTAAAGGCCTGACAAACTATTCTTCTAAGGAGATTGAAAAGATTAAGGGATGTAGTACGTCTTCTATTACTAAAATACTTGGTTATAAACTCTATGATGAGATTATTCATCGGGATAATATGGTAATTTTGTAA
- a CDS encoding two-component sensor kinase, translating into MKDKRNDPYKKSESTIIKQTGKLKKQAQQTRCRKNRETTKKMPASDIEKLIHELQTHQIELEMQNNELLKVQQEIEESRIKYVDLYDFAPIGYVTLDPRGIIVEANLTLCNLLGIERKHLMNKPFPLFIANEFKILLLNHVQKVLSANTKQRCELMLLKKNGTPFSVSIESIAMHDSKRGFLCQSAISDITDRKQIEEELRQIMSSISDYLWSAEINEKSQFTYHYYSPVVEKITGRPPEFYMKGPEHWLNTIHSDDRDRLSNVFKKITTGQLDHTEEEYRITLPDGEIRWVRDSVLAKKTGNKTIRLHGVASDITERKQVEAALQKSEASLVRAQQIAHLGNYEWDIVKDSVYWSHENYHIFGVCPKESIVTYNTFLERIHPDDKEFVRKSIHEALYEKKPYSINYRIVLPDGTERTIHSEGEVIFDDSGRPIKMDGINQDITEKVLLEKESERSKHLASLGELAASIAHEINNPITGLINCTQILINKSPEGSKEKDLAKRIMKEGDRIAKIVHNLLSFARPTCKENKEIVHVNEILSDTLVLIGTQLRKDGIKVRLDIPQRLPEIVANKHLIQQVFLNAIHNARYALNQKYSSTHENKILEILGEEIMLDNWPYVKITFYDHGTGIPVKIRNKVIESFFTTKPRGEGTGLGLSISYSIVKDHGGKLMVDSIEGKFTKLSIILPAKSRL; encoded by the coding sequence ATGAAAGATAAAAGAAATGACCCTTACAAAAAATCTGAATCCACTATCATAAAACAAACCGGTAAACTGAAAAAACAGGCACAACAGACACGATGCAGAAAAAATAGAGAAACTACTAAAAAGATGCCTGCATCCGATATTGAGAAATTAATCCACGAATTACAGACACATCAAATTGAACTGGAAATGCAAAATAATGAGCTTCTCAAGGTACAGCAAGAAATTGAAGAATCACGAATCAAATATGTTGATCTGTACGACTTTGCCCCTATCGGGTATGTAACTCTTGATCCAAGAGGAATAATTGTAGAAGCAAACCTTACCCTTTGCAATCTACTAGGTATAGAGAGAAAACATCTTATGAATAAGCCATTTCCTCTTTTTATAGCAAATGAATTTAAAATTCTGCTTCTCAACCACGTCCAAAAGGTTTTATCGGCGAATACCAAACAGAGATGTGAATTGATGTTATTAAAAAAGAATGGAACCCCATTCTCTGTATCAATAGAAAGTATTGCTATGCACGATAGCAAGAGAGGTTTTTTGTGTCAATCTGCCATAAGTGATATAACCGATCGCAAACAGATAGAAGAAGAGCTTCGGCAAATAATGAGCTCTATCTCAGATTATCTTTGGAGTGCTGAGATTAATGAGAAAAGTCAATTTACTTACCACTATTACTCTCCTGTAGTTGAGAAAATTACGGGCCGGCCGCCGGAATTCTATATGAAAGGACCTGAACACTGGCTAAATACGATCCATTCCGATGATAGAGATCGATTGAGCAATGTTTTTAAGAAAATTACAACCGGACAATTGGATCACACAGAGGAAGAATACCGGATTACTTTGCCGGATGGAGAGATTCGATGGGTACGCGATAGTGTTCTTGCAAAGAAAACTGGAAATAAGACCATACGTCTGCACGGTGTTGCATCGGATATTACGGAACGCAAGCAGGTAGAAGCTGCTTTACAAAAGAGTGAAGCTAGTCTTGTTCGTGCACAACAAATAGCTCATTTAGGAAATTATGAATGGGATATCGTAAAAGATAGTGTGTATTGGTCTCATGAGAATTATCACATCTTTGGTGTGTGTCCAAAGGAATCTATCGTAACATATAATACGTTCCTGGAACGCATCCATCCTGACGATAAGGAATTTGTAAGGAAATCTATTCATGAGGCCTTATATGAAAAAAAGCCTTACAGTATTAACTATCGTATCGTTTTACCAGACGGTACAGAACGCACTATCCATTCAGAGGGTGAAGTTATCTTCGATGATTCCGGCAGGCCCATTAAAATGGATGGGATAAATCAGGATATCACTGAAAAAGTACTCCTGGAAAAGGAATCCGAGCGATCCAAACATTTGGCATCATTGGGAGAACTCGCAGCCAGTATAGCGCATGAGATCAACAATCCCATTACCGGCCTTATTAACTGTACCCAAATACTTATCAATAAAAGTCCAGAAGGAAGCAAAGAAAAAGACCTTGCCAAACGGATTATGAAAGAAGGTGATCGTATAGCAAAGATCGTCCATAACCTCCTTTCCTTTGCAAGGCCTACCTGCAAAGAAAATAAAGAGATCGTCCATGTAAACGAAATACTGTCCGATACATTGGTACTAATAGGTACACAATTAAGAAAAGATGGTATCAAAGTAAGGCTCGATATTCCCCAAAGACTACCAGAAATTGTAGCGAACAAGCACCTCATTCAACAAGTGTTCTTAAATGCTATTCATAATGCAAGGTATGCCTTAAATCAAAAATATTCAAGCACACATGAGAATAAAATTCTTGAGATCTTAGGCGAAGAGATAATGCTTGATAATTGGCCATACGTAAAGATAACCTTTTATGACCATGGTACAGGAATTCCTGTTAAAATACGGAATAAAGTAATAGAATCTTTTTTTACTACAAAGCCAAGAGGGGAGGGAACCGGATTAGGTCTGAGTATTAGTTATAGTATTGTTAAAGACCATGGCGGTAAACTCATGGTGGACAGTATTGAGGGAAAATTTACGAAACTATCAATTATTTTACCGGCAAAATCAAGACTTTAA
- a CDS encoding aspartyl/glutamyl-tRNA amidotransferase subunit B — protein sequence MKYEVIIGLETHAELSTITKLFCGCGTQFGVEPNTQVCPVCLGMPGILPVMNRKAFEYALKLAVALSCDINRFTNFDRKSYYYPDLPKNYQISQNYYNLGVNGYMNIEVNGNVKKIRIHNVHLEEEAGKLIHPEEIGADYSLVDFNRAGVPLLEIVSHPDMRNGDEVESYMQTLRKILLYTEVSDCKMQEGSLRFEASISLREKGSDKLGNRVEIKNLNSMKSVIKAIEYETVRQGKLLDKGATIARETRLWDEVAERSEHMRSKEEAQDYRYFPEPDLLPVLIDEKWLHAIKDTIPELPLDRKQRFIGVFKLSDYDAGILTEEKVLADFFEACVKTLDRPKAFSNWIINDLLREVKDKKLDTNNLPVKPKQLAALVEVIEKGIISSTIAKEVFSEMIQTGKAPQSIIEEKKLAQISDGSLIEAVIAKIIASNPEAIEDYKNGKKNALTFLVGQVMKETKGKANPKMVNELLKEKVGI from the coding sequence ATGAAATATGAAGTTATTATAGGCCTGGAAACCCATGCAGAATTATCCACAATAACAAAGCTGTTTTGTGGATGCGGCACACAATTTGGCGTTGAGCCGAATACCCAGGTGTGTCCTGTGTGTCTCGGTATGCCAGGTATTTTACCAGTGATGAATAGGAAAGCCTTTGAATATGCACTTAAACTGGCTGTTGCATTAAGTTGTGATATTAACAGGTTCACAAATTTCGATAGAAAAAGCTATTATTATCCGGATTTACCAAAAAATTACCAAATATCCCAGAATTACTATAATTTGGGCGTAAACGGATATATGAATATTGAGGTAAATGGTAATGTTAAAAAGATTCGAATTCATAATGTCCATTTAGAAGAAGAGGCTGGCAAGCTTATTCATCCTGAGGAAATTGGCGCTGACTACAGTCTCGTTGATTTCAACAGAGCTGGTGTTCCCCTGCTTGAGATTGTATCGCATCCCGATATGCGGAATGGAGACGAAGTAGAAAGCTATATGCAGACCTTAAGAAAAATCCTCTTGTATACAGAAGTCTCCGATTGCAAGATGCAGGAAGGATCATTGAGATTTGAAGCAAGTATCTCCCTTAGGGAAAAAGGTTCTGATAAGCTCGGTAACAGAGTAGAGATAAAAAACCTTAATTCAATGAAATCCGTTATAAAAGCTATTGAGTATGAGACTGTAAGGCAGGGTAAGCTGTTAGATAAAGGAGCAACAATCGCCAGGGAAACGAGATTGTGGGATGAAGTAGCTGAAAGAAGTGAACATATGCGTTCAAAAGAAGAGGCCCAGGATTATCGGTATTTTCCTGAACCAGACCTATTACCTGTCTTGATTGATGAGAAATGGCTTCATGCAATAAAAGATACAATTCCGGAACTTCCCTTAGACAGAAAACAGAGATTTATCGGGGTATTTAAACTCTCGGATTACGATGCCGGTATTCTTACAGAAGAGAAGGTACTTGCGGACTTCTTTGAAGCATGTGTAAAAACCTTAGATCGTCCGAAAGCCTTTTCTAATTGGATTATTAATGATTTATTGAGAGAAGTAAAGGACAAAAAATTAGATACAAACAACCTGCCAGTTAAACCAAAGCAGTTGGCGGCATTAGTTGAGGTTATTGAAAAAGGTATAATCAGCAGCACAATTGCAAAAGAAGTTTTCTCTGAGATGATCCAAACTGGAAAAGCCCCTCAATCAATCATTGAAGAGAAAAAGCTAGCACAGATCAGCGACGGAAGTTTGATCGAGGCGGTGATCGCTAAAATTATAGCAAGCAATCCGGAAGCAATAGAAGACTACAAAAACGGGAAAAAGAATGCCCTTACATTTTTGGTAGGGCAAGTAATGAAAGAAACAAAAGGTAAAGCAAACCCCAAGATGGTGAATGAGCTTTTAAAGGAAAAAGTAGGTATCTGA